The genomic window tcgatcttttttataaaatatttcatttttaaatttattgaagaactgatatttataaatatttacattagttatttaataaattagaaaaataaatttattttttataaaagagatagaaaaaatattataaaggCGTGCAAAACTAGATCAATAACTTTAACTTATATAGCTTGGCAAAATTTTTAGTCAAcataacagttttttttttttataactagtATCCGGCTCACTGAAccgtttaatctgattcgaatgtcagttctgacatcaagtgattccgATCTTTTCTCGCAGTTACGAAAGATCGAAGTGATCATTCTTCTCACCAAATCCAACGTCAATTATCATTTAACCAACTTAAAAGCAACAATAATACATGTTTGATCAATATGGAATTTGCCTACAACACAACCATTAGACATATGACTTGAGCTACTAAATTAGTGGTCGAAATACATTTTCCCAACCCACTGCAAATGGACGATTAATTGTCAACAACTACGGTACGAAGAATGGAAAGGTTCATCCCTATATCTCCAACTCCCACCTAAAAGTTGGTGAGTTTCTCATAATacattaattgaatttgaattgtaCGACCGTCCCAAAATAGCAAAAATTTGTCAGCAAAAGTAAATGTATTTGACCCAAATTTTTAActtaatatatcaaatttttttgagtcagtttttgcttatattttgggacagagagaGTATTATAATatctctaatttttattttaatagaatatttgatatattaattttgtattaaaaaagaaaaagaatatttGATATATCTAGTCTATATCTATATCATAGATTAtatacatcaaatattttaaaacctaaaaaaaaaaaaattataataaggACTAGAGATCCCAATTATAATTGGACAGGCTAAATTTATAATGATTTAGGTTACACaagatatatacatatatgaaaAAGTAATATTGCATAAGTGCACAGGGGTCATATGACCAAATTAAAATAAGCTTTTGGAAAAAGGTAATTTTGTCCATTTAACAAAATTTGATCACATGCATAATTTGTTCTCAAACTCATTGTAATTAAGACAATTGACATATGAATGAttacaaattatatataataattcatatacttattattattattgttgattAACCTTCAACAAGCTTCTTATTCATCTTTTCCCCAACTCTCTATCTCTATCATGTAATGTTGAAACTTTTCCACTATATTCTTAGGAACTGATAAAAGCACTCTAACCGCATTAGGATCACCAATAACCGGCAAAAGCACACAATAAATTTGAACAGATAAAGGACCTACATGCAAAGGCTTCCCTTCTCCAAAATCAACATCTTCCAACCCTAATCTATTCCATTGTGTTACATATAAGCTTATAGAACCATCATGAATTACCTTTTTGTCCTTCAACACATCAATCGTTGACTTAATATATTCTTCATTCACACTAGCTTTGGCTTTTTGCACAAGTTTCACACCATGATCTAGGTTATTTGGAGCCACTAAATCCTTCACTATGCTCTCAACACCGACAAGGACAAATCCATTCCCATAATACCCTTCTGGAAGAAGTTTCATCTTCTTTCGAAAGTTAACTGTGAAACAAAGCTTCACAGTTCGAGAGAGGGACAAGTTAGTTGCTTTTACTAATGAGCGCCATAAGTGCGCTGTTATTGCTTCAAAGCTTGTTATGTGATTGAACGATGATGTCGTACATTGTTTCTTTAAGCGaagaatttcattgaatctGAAGATGAATGATGTAGGGACAAGTGATTGTGTTAGAAACCACATCGAAAGGTTTGATTCGGGATTCGGGTGTGTTGATTCTTTGGTGTATATTGGGTGAGTGAAATTTACTTGCGGAGGTTCTTGAATCTTCAATACTCGTCGATCATGCGAAGGTATGATTGTCAAATTACTATTGGGATTTTGGGTTAGTTGGCCCCAAGCATTTAGAAATTGTGATGCGCCCGTGCCATCACTCAAACTATGGTTGATTGATGCGCACAAGATCATTCCTCCACATCGAAGATTAGtcacctaaaaaaatatatcatttaatatATCCATTCATGAAGAAGACCCAAGCAAAAGGTAAGAAAACCtagttttataaataaaaaaatttgaactcGAGTGGTTAGTGAGTCCCTCCTAAGATGAATCGTTCGAGAGAATCTAAATTCGATTCTTaatagaaacaattttttatcaaactttaCTTACCAGTTAGCTGAACTCTGGAACTACTacagaaaaataatttgatttgttttacattttgatttttgaaaatttatttctGAAGAGATAAAATATAATCAAGGAAGATTCACATGATCTAACCTGGATTACAAGAAGAGGAGTATCTATAGAATTTTTAGATTCCACATTACAAATGATCTTCTTCCATGAGCTATTAGGCATCATAGAAGATTTGAGTAATTCTTCAACATTGATATCCATTGAAGCCTCAACAAACAAAGCACCTTCTCCATTACAATCCACCACCAACTTGTTCTCATCCTCGGTGCTTGTCCTAAACCTACCAGCAAAAGGGTAGTAATCCACCAAAACTCTTGATAGGGAAGACTTCAAGGTATCCATTCCCACAGATTTCTTGAATATATACACATAAGGTACAAATTTCTTGTACAATTCGTCATCAAGATTATTGAGATGGAGAGTGTGATTTGGTGTTGGTACACATGGGGTGATGTTAATTGGTGGTATGGGATAGTAACAATCTGGAAGCTCCATGGTTGTTGACAGGTTATTCTTTAAAATTATATAGAAAGGTTGAATAGAAAGTGAGTGCAAAAAAGGGAAAATACTTTCTATTTATAGATGAGAATCAGAGAAAAAATGGCaataatttcacatttttttaagtgattaataatttat from Trifolium pratense cultivar HEN17-A07 linkage group LG1, ARS_RC_1.1, whole genome shotgun sequence includes these protein-coding regions:
- the LOC123883743 gene encoding alcohol acyltransferase 9-like, which produces MELPDCYYPIPPINITPCVPTPNHTLHLNNLDDELYKKFVPYVYIFKKSVGMDTLKSSLSRVLVDYYPFAGRFRTSTEDENKLVVDCNGEGALFVEASMDINVEELLKSSMMPNSSWKKIICNVESKNSIDTPLLVIQVTNLRCGGMILCASINHSLSDGTGASQFLNAWGQLTQNPNSNLTIIPSHDRRVLKIQEPPQVNFTHPIYTKESTHPNPESNLSMWFLTQSLVPTSFIFRFNEILRLKKQCTTSSFNHITSFEAITAHLWRSLVKATNLSLSRTVKLCFTVNFRKKMKLLPEGYYGNGFVLVGVESIVKDLVAPNNLDHGVKLVQKAKASVNEEYIKSTIDVLKDKKVIHDGSISLYVTQWNRLGLEDVDFGEGKPLHVGPLSVQIYCVLLPVIGDPNAVRVLLSVPKNIVEKFQHYMIEIESWGKDE